The genomic stretch ATAGTGAAGGTAGATGTAATGAAAGTAAATGTTCCTGAGAATAAAGTAATCAGACAATGCAAGAAACTGAAGAGGAAGGTTGTGAGAATAGCACCACCTTGTTCTACAAGAGGTGTATGGGAATTAACACCACCTCCTAAACTAATTGTACCATAGAGTTTCTATATTAATAGAGATATAATATGAATATTGTCATTCTTCTTCTATTTTCTTGTACCTTGATTGATGCTTCAAAGAATTAGAATTCACTTCAAGTTATGATGATTCTGTAGATAATAGTGTTGTCCACCTGCTATATCTTTTTGTTTGATTGTTACCGTTTTTCATATCTTTACTTAGTGAAATTCTAGTACAACATGAAAAAACATATAGATGTCGTATACGATATCAAAACACTAGGATATCAAACATAATGTCAAATTGAATGTTACGACATCGATACAACAGACAATAAACCAGTTGAAGTAATCTATAGGAAATAAATAACACATGTTAATTGTCAATTCAGTTCGGTGCAACGTCACCTATATTTGGGGATTGTGAAGCACGGGTACTCCATTTTAAGTATAGTACCGGTATCGGGTACGTACTGGATACCGGTACGCGTACGGTGCGCACTAGAGCCGtagtgatttttttattttacttttaagttGGTACATCCTCCTCCGGTAAATATTatcaaacttttttaatttttttcggaTGGCATAATTTGGGCTTTTTTATTGTGTAAAAATTaggttatttataaataaaaaaagtgaaagaaaaaccAATATATTGCATTGAAACTTCTTTCACACTCAAATTCTTCATCTTCTACCGAGAGAAATTGGAGCACGTATGAATTTATTCTCATTGAAAAAAAATAGACTCAATGGCTGAGGATTTAGTTTTTGTTCATATAAATCTTGGTCTTCTCTCATAGAAAGAGTACGTTTATaatgaagaagaaacaaaaatataGGATATTGGTGGAGATGAATGAGATCTACTTGATGGAGCTGATATTCTTAAAGTTGATAGTCTTTTTCCCGATGAACCTGAACTAGAAGTCGCTCTTTTTAATGATATTGGAGAAGAAATTATTAATATTTCGTCGTGATTTCTTGATTTATTGTTACTTTTTAAGTGTGATTTATTTATATTGTTGCgcagattttaattttttaaagcaaattgttttttaattttaatgttttgttgttatttatataatataatttttttgttatttttataatgatatttaaaaaaaattatactaacgTAATTGTACCTTAGTTTTTCTGAAAACGTCGTACTTCGTACCGGGTACAGGGTACGCACCCGTACCTATGCAACGCAGTCTGAGGCATCCAAGTTaggaaggaagtccactataataatattagttaaaagttctaaacaacctctagttttacaaacttcgtaCCTAATCACTACCCGTGATATTTCTATCTAAAAGTCTCCTAGATATGAGACACCTCTCACTTCCTTTCCATAACACAAcagtgataaacaacaatacCAATCAAAGAGGAGACACACTCTAATAAACAGAATAAACTACTTCTTAAAAGCTTATAAGTGATTCACAATTACAACCCAACTAAGAATTCAGCCCTAACATCAAATGATACAAGAGTGACTCACAATAAACAATGAACAGACGAAGGACTAATAATTGACACTTTTACATATGCGGTCCGTGCTCTTCTTAGGTTTAGAGACTTCCTTTTTATAGCCAGAGAAACAACATGGAAATTGATGATTAAATCGGGCTAAACAATCagcaaatcaaataaattattcaGCAGAATATTCTGGAACAGAATATGATGTTTCTTTAAATGTTTCGACATCTGTAGTACAATCTTCTACATAATCTTCGGAACAGAATCAAATCATATCTTctgcataaaataaaataaaataatataattttttcctAAATATTTTGACATTCAATCTTGTAAAACAAATCTTCATATATCTCTATGATTACTAATTGATCAAGTGTTCCCTTCTATTTATGTTTTTACTTGTGTTGTTGCTCTTACtaagtttatttttaattctttgcaTAGAGGATGAGCCTTGTGTCAGTTGCTGAGATGAAGGCTTTGCTAAACAACtaaaaggttgatcatgatgagGCAGAGTCCACCAATCCAAAAAATGAACCCTTTGAAATTTGGATTAATAACTGGGGGTCCAATGAAGAGAAAACATGTGAAGGAAGCATTTATAATCTTAACCACACACATTTCTACTATGAAATCAGCAGGTAGTGATGAGACCTCGTCAGTTGgaatgaattattattattatctcatCTTGATCCTCGGACAAAACAATGTAAACTAAAAGTTCAAAAGATAATTCAGTTGTAAAACTTAGCAAATCAATTACCAAATGCATTAATTGATCTAAAAGGTGTGACTAAATCATATATACCAACGGCAAATGCTCCAATAAAAATTGATATCCCTGCTGGACAATCCAATGAATCTCAACTATGCTTGAAGTGTGGTAGATCAATCagttccaaagataaaaatcttTGAACAAGAAAGGGAGCTAAGAATAAAGATGGCCCGAGTGAAGATATAGAAAATCTAAAAGAATCTTTAGACATAATAAACATTTTATATCCACAAGAGATTGATCATGTACCTGaaacttatgaaaataaagagttctcgataaattatgtccatAATGGAATATAATAGAAGTGACATGAAGTCGACATTAGTGATATTTTTCATACAATATAGCACTAAATGTGATAAATGACAAAGAGGATGATGAACCGACGTCTATTAAAGTTTGTACACTAAGTGAGGAACTGCCTAAATGGAAAtatgcaattgaagcataatcaaACTCACTTCACAAGAGACAAGTGTTTGAACGTGTAGTtcaaacacctcaaggtgtgaagtCAATTGGATACAAATGTGTTATCgtgcaaaaacaaaataaaaacaataaaattgtgAGATACAAAACTCGACTTAtcgctcaatgattttcacaaagacctgaATTGATTTTGATGAGACATATTAATCTGTAAAAGATGCCAGCACTTTTCGATATTTAATATGTCTTGTAGTACATGAAGGGTTTAATTTTCACATGATGGATGTTGCAACagattatctgtatggttcacttaataATGACAGTTACATGGAACTCTCTTATAGGTACAATATCCCGGAGGCACGTGATTTTGGATCTCAATAAAACTACTCCATCAAATTGAGCAGGTCTCTTTATGGATTTAAACAATATGTACGAATggggtataatcgcctcagtgaatatttaatAAAGGgtggatatacaaataactcaatttatcattttattttcataaatggaTGTGGAAAgtaatttgcaataatagttgtctatgtggatgacatagatattattggaactcctgaagagcttccaaaagctataaattgcttaaagaaagagtttaagatgaaggacctaggaaaaaCAAAATTATGTCTAGGCGTACAAATTGATAATTTGGACaatggaatatttgtacatcaggaaggttatatagaaaaatgttgaaACGCTTCTATATGGAAAAATCTCACATgttgtctactccaatggttgttatatccttagatgtagagaaagatcttttcaggcctcaagaaaaggatgaaaaattgCTTGGTCCTAAAGTGCCATATTTtgtgcaattggagcactaacgtaccttgctaattatataCGTCTTGATATATCATTTGTGGTCGATCTATTAGCAAGATACAATTATTCACCTACATGAAGATAGTGTAACGGAGTCAAATATATACTTTGTTATTTTAGAGATGCATGTTACTTGTCAAATCCTCACAATGGTAGATTAGAAACAACTTATTTATTTACATGTTATGGTACAACCATTTCGTAaagatctatgaaacaactcatggcaacaaGTTCATCAAATCttgcataactattagcactacatgaagtcgcttcgaagaagaaattttaagcaaTTACTACAAAGATTATCGTCTCACATATAAATGTAAGGACGAGGGGGGGAAATAAATATGTTCTGCACtactgggttttcctggtaaggtttttaacgaggcaatttaAATTCAAAGGATTTTGtactcttttttcttcactagattttttttcactaggttttttctagtaaggttttaacgagacaTATCTTTAATAGACATCCAAAGGGGGAGTGTTATGTATAAATATAAATGTGGATGTCCATCTTACTTACTAGTCTATATATTTCCTATTCCCTATTAATCGTTATGATTCTCCATATTTCTAATGTCCTATAATTAAGATCCACATTGCAATGTAAATAGTACTGAaaagatataatataatattattttctctcttctctttcatcTCTCTTTCAGCTGGACATTATTTATGACCGTCATTAAGGATGTGCATAAAATTACTACATATGATTCAAAAATTTATCACGTTTAAACCATAACTAAATAGAacatttttgaatatttattgtCGTTAAACTAAGTTAAAATATAACTTTTAAGTGTTTTATCATAATTAGAATTTAACTAATCTATGTCTGCCTCTAAAAACTTAAACGACTATGTATATATTATGTGCTTAAAAAATTAAGGTAAATTCTTTGGAACCCATGAGTTTAAATTGGGTACCAGTATCTTTAGtgcaaattatattttaattttaatatattttaaaataaaataacataaaaaaatgatGTGACATTACATTCTACTATTCGATTGGACGAGGGTACCGGTACCCAACTAAACTCAAGGGTAGGGAGTGTTCACCAAAAATATTTACGATTCTTTTCCGCTGCGTAATAAAAGTTAAAAACTATGTGTTGACGTTTTGGTTCATCcatatatgtgttatgtatctttttAAATAATTGAACAGGTCTTTATATGTTTGAATGTGGCATCCTAATCGCATGtgtattattattttgaaaaaaaaaatatactctgattttatattaataattgccgggaaaattagggtgttacattaaacaTTTAGGAAACTTGTATATACTTCTAATCGATTAAGGCCCTTATCCAAAAAATTAGAGCAAAGAACAAAGCTTCTTAATCGATTAAGAGCACTCCTAATCAATTAGGACACTAGCCTTTGTAAGTTTTCCTTTCTAGTAATTACGGTTGGCGTTTTTGTGAAGTACATAATTGATTAGGCCTAATACATAATTAATTATGAGCATTTAAAAGCCCatggttaattttcttttttgaacaTAATTTTTTACCTATTGATAACTCACTATTTGTGAGAGGTCCAAGCCCTTATTACttggttttattttgattattaggAAGCTTTATTAGGTTAATTCAAGTAGATTTTATTGTTTTAATTCATTATGTGTAGGGCATGATAAATGATCtgttttgtgacttttatgtgttTTTCACTTAGGTAGGGAGTGTTCACCAAAAATTAATGTCCAGCTGCTCACCTACCATTAGAAACATGCAATAAGGCATTTTTACTATTCCAAATTAAAATCTACATGCACTATTTCACAAGTAATTTTCGTTTATTCACCCACTAATTAATTTCACAAGTAAATCTTTGACTCATAGTTGTAACTCATTGACTCATTGTTTTGACTGACTCTTTGACAGTTAAATCCAAATCGGTACCATACCTTCATGTTTAACAATACAAACTCAAACAAACATCATACTAGAATTAACAAATCAATCTAACACCAAAATAAATAGCAAATAATTGCATGAAACTGAACCATTTTATAGATGACCCTGCATCATAATATACACAATCACGAACACATAAATGCTATGTAGACTTTTGAGAGGTCTCATTAGTATCAGAACTAGTAGGGTATCCAATTCCATGTCGATAACTTGGAAATATCATGAACACCGTACCAGAAACCACACCAATCACCGGTGGTAAAACCTGCATCAGCATCTTCTGGCCCAACTCAAACTCCGGGTAGAAGCACCGCACAATATTAGTATCTAGTAGCCCCAGCACAGCAAACACAATCAACGACATAAAAGCATGCACGAAATCTCCAAACCTAAGCTTATACGCCGACAAATCAACACCCTCCGACGCCGGAGATGGCCAGAGACCTTTCGCGGTAACAATACCGTAATGTGTCTGGCCATCACTTCCGGTGTAACTGTCGGTGAAGGAAGTGAAAGCACAGTTGAAACCACAAATAACAAGGAGAATACCGCTTAGGTATTTGTTGACGGTGGTGCAGTGTCCACTGTTGGTTAAAACTGGACTGAGAAACTGGAACATGAAGACAGTGCCGGTCGGAAGAAGCTTTACGAGGTTTCCTACTCCGGAGAATGTCTTCCCTGTCATAGTACTGGCACCTTTGTTGGTGCTTGTTTTGGAAGTTGAGGCTCTAATTTCactcatttttctcttttttttttttaagctttGTTtaattttgtgagtttttgtgtgTGATGTTTATGTGATTTTATAGAAGTTGATATGATGGAACGAGAGTTGGTTGCTTCTACGCAAAATTGGTGAAGAGTGTTTGTGTGAATTGTGTTGTTGTATTACTTGTACTCCTGGAAAGAGCCGTTACCTCAGCTTCAATTCTAATTCAAGCTATAGTTTCATGTCCATGGCATTTATCTTGTTTTGTCATAATTAGTAACTAAATATAGGGGTAAgttattttatttccttgttttatttttatttttatttttgaaaaaaatgtactTGTGatcataaaatatataattgttttattatttaattccaaaaaaaaatttaaaaatttagattatttataaaaaaaaaaaaagctatttAAATctctaaaataaagttatttagTTAAATAAAGTGATTTTTTAACCAAAATACTACGTACGAAAATGGGTTATGTAATAAAGACGTGTGAATTATCTCCGTGTGGTTAAGTATGCTTTATGCGTAAGAAAACTGATTTTGGTGATACTATGTGCCCATGCATGCGATTGCCGACCCTTTACAGCATTTGTTATTGTTCGTCTACATTCTATttgtatataatttttattttgctttatatattgctttcGTCTGGCCAAAAGTTTAATACATAAAGGCTCAATTATGCATAAGCCTAACCAAGATGAATCAAAATATATAGTTAGCACGAGTGAGATTtaagatatatttttttatcttcactttttattatatttattttggacTATGTAACTGATTTGGGCGTTGGAGTGTTAATCTTGTGAGTCTGTTGCACGTCTCCGTACTGAAGAttaacatcaccaatttcaaagTCCTACTTCATCAGTCAATATCAATTTTTGTTCCTATACAGAACATTGGCGCCGTTTGAGGGAATCAACGCCGAATTCCCGCAAAATTCCACAATTAAACCCTGTTTGATCCGAAGCTAAACCACAAAGAAATCATGTATGAAGTTTATTCCATCTCTATCACTACGGCGAAATAAATCCTCCTTTAACTCTCTTGATCTGGCAATCCATACTAATGGTCGTAATTAAGAACATCCAGAGTAAAACCTTAGAACGAAGATGATTTCTTCGTTATCACCAGTTCTCGTCTCATCAGAGAGGGAAGCCGAGAGAAATTGAATATTAGAGTCATCATAGTCGGAGAGACGAGCTTCTACTGTGAATTCAAAATCCTTGGAACAACGAGTATCTAGTGTGAATTCAAGATCTTGGTCTATCATATCGACAGACCATATCAATCTAAGCTCAATCTGCATTGTAATTTGATATGATGTGAATGTACATCGAGGTGAACACGAAAGCAGATCCCCTAACCACTAGCCATAATAATTGAGAAAGGAAACCTCGCGGATCAGGGGGGATCCATCAACCAATGTTTAATGAGGAAGATCAGTCCAATCAGTTTCTATCATCCTGTCAAATAAACGGATGCACGTGGCAAAGAAGGTGCTCCCTAGAGAGAGTCGAGGATACCGCTAGTACATTCGAAAGACTTTTGGAAATCAATTTCATCTTTGAAGTAAGATACACAAAATGGTTCCCTAACATCGTACTAGCTAAGGAACTTTAGGGAAATGAAGTTGTATGTGTGTCAATCGTATAAATTTGTCCAAGCATGGTTGGCCCCACGTACAGGAATGGGTAATAACCTCGGTCAGGCGCAAGTTGTTACCTTCCATGGGTGTTCACCTCGGGTTTGGATAGTCATTCAGGTTTAAACATCGCATCAACGCCCTTCTAGGAAGTGTGAGGAATCCAGGAAGGTATAATAGTCGACAACTTGAGAAGAGATGTGTTTGAATCAAAAGCGACTCCCCCGTACAGTCGGGTCTATTAGACTAAATTTTCTTCCAGGAGAGGACTCTAATATTGGTCTCAGTCCGTTCCTCAGCAATTACAACAAAAACCCTAGAAGATGGTTGGCCAAGGTCAATAAAGACCGAGGTCACCCAACAGTATAATTTATTGCTAATAAAAGGGTCGAAACCTCCCATTATTTTAGAGACAACCTCCGCCTTTATCAACTTTTTGAAGTAGTCTATCTTGACAACTAGGAACTTCGGTGTCCTAGTGCCAATGGAAAAGTACCCAGGATTTCCACGCCTCATTAGTAAAATGGTCAAGGTGATGTTACGAAATAAAGAATCTCAACTGGAACGAGATGAAAATTGGAATGCCTCTGGCATTTATCAAGCTTCCTAACAAATTATGCATTATCTTTTAAAAGGGTGTGCCAATAATCGCTCCCCCCAACAACTTGTAGGCGAGGGGTCGCCTGCCTTTACAATAACTATAAGTTCCTCTGTGGACTTCCCTAAGGACCATGGTAGTCTCATTCTCCCCTAGAAATCTTAGCATGGGGATGGATCTTCCTATTTTATAAAGTTTTCCGAACACCGTTGTATATTTTGTTGTAACCTTTTGAATCTTCTTCGCTTTCAACTCGCTTGAATGTATCTCATTTGTAGTTGAGTAACATGTTATGGGTGTCATCCAACATAAGGGTTGGATGACTCTACTGGCTTTGATTTCCTCTTGTTCGGTATTGGGGACAGCTAAAGTTTCTTGTATGACCATCTAGTTATGACTGAGTTTCTCGGTTCTAGTGAGCCTTGAAAAGAGATCTGCTCGAGAATTCTGTTCCTCGGGAAGATATATTACTTTGAAAGATTTTAAGCGATTGGATAATTCTCTTAACTTTGTGAACTATTTGATTAGCGGAGCCTCTTTCGCCTGGTAATCTGCAGCAACATGATTTACGATCAACTACGATTTGAGACTTGAAGCGCCCATCCATATGGCGAGGTTCATACCATCAATGAGGGCTTCATACTTATCTTTATTGTTGATGGATTTGAATTCAAATCTAAGAGACTGCTCTAAAATGAGCCATCCACATAATATATCGGCACCACTATCCATCATATTCGAGGAGCCATCCACATATAATGTCCATGTGTAAGGTACCTCATCATCCACAAGTGAAGTGAACTCTGCTAAGAAATCTGCCAATGCCTGAGATTTTATACTTCCTATAGGTACAAAATAGATATCATACTCAGATAACTCAATTGACCAGGATAGCATTCTACCCACCAGATATGGCTTCTTTAGAATCAATCAACGATATACAAAAGATTGAGAAAGTGTCGAGATCTCTGACTGCAAATTTTGATTACATTATAGTTTCTATTGAAGAGTCCAAGAAACTAGCTGAGATGAAGTTAGAAGAACTTCAAGCTTCATTAGAGGCTCATTAGATGAGGCTGAAGCAGAGGAACTCAGAAAGGGAGGAGGTAGTTAAACAGGCACTGCAAGCAAGATTCATTAAATTTTTCTGGAAAAGAGAAGTCGAA from Vicia villosa cultivar HV-30 ecotype Madison, WI linkage group LG4, Vvil1.0, whole genome shotgun sequence encodes the following:
- the LOC131599943 gene encoding protein DMP2-like, whose protein sequence is MSEIRASTSKTSTNKGASTMTGKTFSGVGNLVKLLPTGTVFMFQFLSPVLTNSGHCTTVNKYLSGILLVICGFNCAFTSFTDSYTGSDGQTHYGIVTAKGLWPSPASEGVDLSAYKLRFGDFVHAFMSLIVFAVLGLLDTNIVRCFYPEFELGQKMLMQVLPPVIGVVSGTVFMIFPSYRHGIGYPTSSDTNETSQKST